Proteins encoded within one genomic window of Citrobacter amalonaticus Y19:
- the hutH gene encoding histidine ammonia-lyase has product MNTMTLTPGHLSFSQLREVWQRPVKLSLDASAIEGINASVACVNTIVAEGRTAYGINTGFGLLAQTRIANDDLQNLQRSLVLSHAAGVGDALDDALVRLIMVLKINSLARGFSGIRLSVIDALIALVNAEVWPHIPAKGSVGASGDLAPLAHMSLTLLGEGKARWQGEWLAATEALKKAGLEPITLAAKEGLALLNGTQASTAFALRGLFEAQELFASAIVCGSLTTEAVLGSRRPFDARIHAARGQRGQIDAAALYRHVLTETSALSASHHNCEKVQDPYSLRCQPQVMGACLTQMRQVMDVLLAEANAVSDNPLVFAEQGDVISGGNFHAEPVAMAADNLALAIAEIGALSERRIALMMDKHMSQLPPFLVKNGGVNSGFMIAQVTAAALASENKALAHPHSVDSLPTSANQEDHVSMAPAAGRRLWEMAANTRGVLAVEWLAACQGIDLREGLTSSPLLEEARTALREQVAHYTQDRFFAPDIERATALLAQGTLLQLVPEFL; this is encoded by the coding sequence ATGAACACCATGACCTTAACGCCGGGCCATCTGAGCTTTTCACAGCTACGCGAGGTCTGGCAGCGGCCGGTTAAACTGAGCCTCGATGCCAGCGCCATCGAGGGCATTAACGCCAGCGTGGCCTGCGTCAACACGATTGTTGCTGAGGGGCGCACGGCCTACGGCATTAACACGGGCTTTGGCCTGCTGGCGCAGACGCGCATTGCCAATGACGATCTGCAAAACCTGCAACGTTCGCTGGTGCTGTCGCATGCGGCAGGCGTGGGCGACGCGTTAGATGATGCGCTGGTGCGCCTGATCATGGTGCTGAAGATAAACAGCCTTGCGCGCGGTTTCTCCGGTATTCGCCTTAGCGTGATTGACGCGCTGATTGCGTTGGTTAACGCCGAAGTCTGGCCGCACATTCCGGCGAAAGGGTCGGTGGGTGCATCAGGCGACTTGGCACCGTTGGCCCACATGTCGCTCACGCTGTTAGGAGAAGGGAAGGCGCGCTGGCAGGGGGAATGGCTAGCGGCGACGGAAGCACTGAAAAAAGCCGGGCTGGAGCCGATTACGCTGGCGGCGAAAGAAGGGCTGGCGCTGCTTAACGGCACGCAGGCGTCGACGGCATTTGCGCTGCGCGGGCTGTTTGAAGCGCAGGAGCTGTTCGCGTCCGCCATCGTGTGCGGATCGTTAACCACCGAAGCCGTGCTGGGATCTCGTCGCCCGTTCGATGCGCGCATTCACGCCGCACGCGGGCAGCGTGGGCAGATTGATGCGGCGGCGCTGTATCGCCATGTCCTGACGGAGACCAGCGCGCTGTCGGCGTCGCACCACAATTGTGAAAAGGTACAGGATCCGTATTCTCTGCGCTGTCAGCCGCAGGTGATGGGGGCATGTCTGACGCAGATGCGCCAGGTGATGGACGTGCTGCTGGCGGAAGCCAATGCGGTTTCTGATAACCCGCTGGTTTTTGCTGAGCAGGGGGACGTCATCTCTGGGGGTAACTTCCATGCCGAACCGGTGGCGATGGCGGCAGATAATCTGGCGCTGGCCATTGCCGAAATTGGCGCGCTTTCCGAACGTCGTATTGCGCTGATGATGGATAAACATATGTCGCAACTACCGCCTTTCCTTGTCAAGAACGGTGGGGTGAACTCCGGCTTTATGATTGCTCAGGTGACGGCGGCAGCGCTCGCCAGTGAGAACAAAGCGCTGGCGCATCCGCACAGCGTGGACAGCCTGCCAACGTCGGCGAATCAGGAAGATCACGTATCGATGGCGCCTGCGGCAGGACGCAGACTGTGGGAGATGGCGGCGAACACTCGCGGCGTGCTGGCCGTCGAGTGGCTGGCAGCCTGTCAGGGGATCGATTTACGCGAAGGGTTAACGTCAAGCCCGCTACTGGAGGAGGCGCGAACCGCATTGCGTGAGCAGGTTGCGCATTATACCCAGGACCGTTTCTTCGCCCCGGATATTGAGCGTGCGACAGCATTGCTTGCGCAGGGAACGTTGTTGCAGCTCGTGCCGGAATTTCTTTGA